A single genomic interval of Cucumis sativus cultivar 9930 chromosome 5, Cucumber_9930_V3, whole genome shotgun sequence harbors:
- the LOC101208090 gene encoding subtilisin-like protease SBT1.2 isoform X1 → MQSLSFSRLDAAVEDGVDVLSISLGGPPVPFFADITAIGAFAAIQKGIFVSCSAANSGPFNATLSNEAPWILTVAASTIDRKITATAKLGNGEEFDGESLFQPNDFPQTFLPLVFPGEKNETVALCAEGSLKNIDVKGKVVVCDRGGGIARIAKGVEVKNAGGAAMILLNAESDGFTTEADAHVLPASHVSHTAALKIKAYINSTTYPTATIVFKGTTIGDDFSPAIAAFSSRGPSLASPGILKPDITGPGVSILAAWPFPLDNNTNTKSTFNIVSGTSMSCPHLSGIAALIKSAHPDWSPAAIKSSIMTTANITNLEGNPIVDQTLQPADLFAIGAGHVNPSKAVDPGLVYDIQPDDYIPYLCGLGYTNNQVSLIAHKPIDCLTTTSIPEGELNYPSFMVKLGQVQTFSRTVTYVGSGREVYNVVIEAPEGVSVTVRPRKVIFSALNQKATYSVTFKRIGSISPSTEFAEGYLKWVSAKHLVRSPISVKFV, encoded by the coding sequence GACTTGACGCGGCGGTTGAAGATGGTGTTGATGTGCTCTCTATATCACTCGGGGGCCCACCAGTACCATTCTTCGCAGACATTACGGCCATAGGTGCATTTGCAGCGATTCAAAAGGGGATTTTTGTAAGTTGCTCAGCTGCTAATTCAGGTCCTTTTAATGCCACATTGTCCAACGAAGCTCCATGGATTTTAACAGTTGCAGCTAGCACAATTGATAGAAAAATCACAGCGACTGCAAAGCTTGGAAATGGAGAAGAATTCGATGGCGAATCTCTGTTCCAGCCAAATGATTTTCCTCAAACATTCTTACCACTTGTTTTCCCTGGTGAGAAGAATGAAACGGTAGCATTATGTGCTGAAGGATCATTGAAAAACATTGATGTAAAAGGAAAAGTTGTAGTATGCGACAGAGGAGGAGGAATTGCGAGAATTGCAAAAGGGGTTGAAGTGAAAAATGCTGGTGGCGCCGCCATGATCCTTCTCAACGCAGAATCAGATGGCTTCACTACTGAAGCAGATGCTCATGTTCTTCCGGCAAGCCATGTCAGCCATACAGCGGCACTGAAAATCAAAGCCTACATAAACTCAACAACATACCCAACAGCCACAATCGTATTCAAAGGAACCACAATTGGTGATGACTTCTCTCCAGCCATAGCTGCTTTCTCATCTCGAGGTCCCAGCCTCGCAAGCCCCGGCATCTTGAAACCAGACATAACTGGTCCCGGTGTCAGCATTTTAGCAGCATGGCCATTCCCATTAGACaacaacacaaacacaaaatcaacATTCAACATAGTTTCAGGAACATCCATGTCTTGTCCTCATCTCAGTGGCATTGCAGCTCTGATCAAAAGTGCTCATCCTGATTGGTCACCGGCTGCCATTAAATCCTCTATAATGACAACTGCTAACATAACAAATCTGGAAGGCAACCCAATTGTTGATCAAACTTTGCAGCCTGCGGATTTGTTCGCTATTGGAGCAGGTCATGTAAACCCATCAAAAGCAGTAGACCCAGGATTGGTTTATGACATTCAACCTGATGATTATATTCCTTATCTTTGTGGATTAGGATACACCAATAACCAAGTTTCACTTATTGCTCATAAACCAATTGATTGTTTAACAACAACAAGCATCCCAGAAGGAGAACTCAACTACCCATCATTTATGGTCAAATTAGGACAGGTGCAAACATTCTCGAGAACGGTTACTTATGTTGGCAGTGGACGTGAAGTTTATAACGTCGTCATTGAAGCACCGGAAGGGGTTTCTGTAACAGTCCGACCAAGGAAGGTAATTTTCTCGGCATTGAACCAAAAAGCAACATATTCAGTGACGTTTAAGAGAATTGGTTCAATCAGTCCCTCGACTGAGTTTGCTGAAGGATATCTAAAATGGGTTTCTGCTAAACACTTGGTTAGAAGTCCGATATCTGTTAAGTTTGTATGA
- the LOC101216904 gene encoding transcription factor bHLH118-like (The RefSeq protein has 2 substitutions compared to this genomic sequence): MDLDCIQSPFPFDQVDELFPLPSLSPIHLSVADHPPLIASINNTNRNISEKPKKGRRRKSPNTSADIEDENPNPNEHKKKKIIHRDVERQRRQEMSTLYAALRSLLPVEYLKGKRSICDHMHETVKYIQHMQTKIQMLRNKRDELKKNIEDGEDSGNITTIETLNSSKRDSVLVMPRSCGGVQILLDTATHHRLPLSNLIKFLITQNLQIISCHSTRKNDRFLHTIETEAAVDVETIDMSELQNKLTNLEYFPLD, translated from the exons atgGACTTGGATTGTATACAATCTCCATTCCCTTTTGATCAAGTAGATGAGTTATTTCCACTCCCTTCTCTTTCCCCTATACACCTTTCTGTTGCTGATCACCCTCCATTGATCGCTTCCATCAACAACACCAACAGAAATATCTCCGAAAAGCCAAAAAAAGGTCGTCGGCGGAAGTCCCCGAACACTTCGGCCGATATTGAGGACGAGAACCCGAACCCAAACgaacataaaaagaagaagattatcCACAGAGATGTTGAACGCCAAAGAAGGCAAGAAATGTCCACTCTTTACGCCGCTCTTCGCTCACTTCTCCCGGTGGAATATCTCAAG GGAAAGCGATCGATATGTGATCACATGCATGAGACAGTGAAATACATACAACACATGCAAACCAAGATTCAAATGCTGAGAAACAAGAGAGATGagcttaaaaagaatattgaagaTGGTGAGGATTCCAGGAACATTACCACAATCGAAACATTAAACTCCTCAAAAAGGGATAGTGTGCTAGTGATGCCAAGATCATGTGGAGGAGTTCAAATTCTTCTAGACACAGCTACACACCATAGGCTTCCACTTTCCAATCttatcaaatttctaattacTCAAAATCTTCAAATCATTAGTTGTCATTCTACTAGGAAGAACGACAGGTTCCTCCACACTATTGAATCTGAAGCTGCTGTCGATGTTGAAACAATTGATATGTCGGAACTACAGAATAAATTGACTAACTTGGAATATTTTCCATTAGATTAA